In one Pseudarthrobacter oxydans genomic region, the following are encoded:
- a CDS encoding IclR family transcriptional regulator encodes MSQIPVQGAQVVSRIAGLLRLVGRSAEGMSLAALVQESGLTRPTVHRLLSSLASEGLLDHDAGSGNWVLGPEILLMGSVASARFPLEDIARPSLRRLAEATGESAFFSIRRGSETVCLLREEGSFPVRSFVLHEGVRFPLGVASAGTAIMAFLPEAEQEELFSHWVEHAGSFAAAHTEELVRANLARTRLAGYSVNPGLVLEGSWGMGAAVFDQAGRPAWALSLTGIEPRFKPDRQEELGGLLMAEAHRITQQLGGEKARLPR; translated from the coding sequence ATGAGCCAAATTCCCGTGCAGGGAGCCCAAGTGGTAAGCCGCATCGCCGGATTGCTGCGGCTGGTCGGTCGCAGCGCGGAGGGGATGTCCCTGGCCGCGCTGGTGCAGGAATCAGGCCTCACGAGGCCCACGGTCCACCGGCTCCTCTCCTCCCTGGCTTCCGAGGGGCTGCTCGACCACGATGCCGGAAGCGGCAACTGGGTTTTAGGGCCCGAGATCCTCCTGATGGGATCAGTGGCGTCGGCTAGGTTTCCGCTGGAGGACATCGCCAGGCCCAGCCTCCGCCGGCTTGCCGAAGCCACCGGCGAGAGTGCGTTCTTCTCCATCCGGCGTGGTTCCGAAACGGTGTGCCTGCTGCGTGAGGAAGGCAGCTTTCCGGTCCGGTCCTTCGTGCTGCACGAGGGCGTGCGGTTCCCCCTCGGCGTGGCCTCCGCGGGCACAGCAATCATGGCCTTCCTGCCCGAGGCCGAGCAGGAGGAGCTGTTCAGCCACTGGGTGGAACACGCCGGCAGTTTCGCCGCCGCCCACACGGAGGAACTGGTCCGGGCCAACCTTGCCCGGACCCGGCTGGCGGGCTACTCGGTGAATCCCGGGCTGGTCCTGGAAGGCAGCTGGGGCATGGGCGCGGCGGTGTTCGATCAGGCCGGCCGGCCCGCCTGGGCCCTCTCACTCACCGGAATCGAGCCGCGGTTCAAGCCCGACCGGCAGGAAGAACTGGGCGGCCTGCTGATGGCGGAGGCCCACCGGATCACGCAGCAGTTGGGCGGCGAGAAGGCCCGCCTGCCCCGCTGA
- the nadE gene encoding ammonia-dependent NAD(+) synthetase — translation MRELQASIIKEMGVQPRIDPAGEVRKRVTFLKDYLKATHTKGFVLGISGGLDSSLAGKLAQLAVEELEAEGVEANFVAVRLPYGVQHDEEDAQAALDFIKPKTEWTFNISAAVDGFEDEFEKTVGTEISDFHKGNTKARTRMIAQYALAGEHNYLVIGTDHGAESVTGFFTKYGDGGADILPLFGLNKRQNRALLAELGAPARVWEKVPTADLLDDRPGRTDEDELGLSYDQIDDYLEGRDVPESVAKSIEEKYLRTRHKRTVPVTIFDTWWKSEGPEEPRAGL, via the coding sequence ATGCGCGAACTCCAGGCCAGCATCATCAAAGAAATGGGCGTACAGCCCCGGATCGATCCTGCCGGGGAGGTACGCAAGCGCGTCACGTTCCTGAAGGATTACCTGAAGGCCACCCATACCAAGGGCTTCGTTCTGGGCATTTCCGGGGGGCTGGACTCTTCCCTGGCGGGCAAGCTGGCCCAGCTGGCAGTCGAGGAGCTAGAGGCCGAGGGGGTGGAAGCCAACTTCGTGGCGGTTCGCCTGCCCTACGGCGTCCAGCATGACGAGGAAGACGCCCAGGCTGCCCTCGACTTCATCAAGCCCAAGACGGAGTGGACGTTCAACATCTCCGCGGCGGTTGACGGTTTCGAGGATGAGTTCGAAAAAACCGTTGGAACGGAAATTTCCGACTTCCACAAGGGCAACACCAAGGCGCGGACCCGCATGATCGCCCAGTACGCCCTTGCCGGAGAACACAATTACCTGGTCATTGGCACGGACCACGGCGCCGAGTCCGTAACGGGCTTCTTCACCAAGTACGGCGACGGCGGCGCGGACATCCTGCCGCTGTTCGGCCTGAACAAGCGGCAGAACCGTGCCCTGCTGGCCGAGCTCGGCGCCCCGGCCCGAGTATGGGAAAAGGTGCCCACCGCGGACCTGCTGGACGACAGGCCGGGCCGCACCGATGAGGACGAGCTGGGCCTGAGCTATGACCAGATCGACGACTACCTGGAAGGCCGGGATGTTCCCGAGTCCGTGGCCAAGTCGATTGAAGAAAAGTACCTGCGCACCCGGCACAAGCGCACGGTCCCCGTGACCATCTTTGACACCTGGTGGAAGAGCGAGGGTCCGGAGGAGCCGCGGGCCGGGCTGTAG
- the pyrE gene encoding orotate phosphoribosyltransferase has protein sequence MTSPSDTAVDTAAARARLLELIKELAVVRGKVILSSGAEADYYIDLRRITLHHEASKLVGQVMLALADDAGIDFECAGGLTMGADPVGTAVMHAAADAGRTVDAFVVRKAQKSYGMGRQVEGPSVEGRKVLVLEDTSTTGGSALTAVEGVRKAGGNVVAVAVIVDRDTGAKEKIEAETGVPYLFAFGKDELGLS, from the coding sequence ATGACTTCCCCCAGTGACACTGCAGTGGATACTGCAGCCGCCCGCGCCCGACTGCTGGAACTGATCAAGGAACTCGCCGTGGTCCGCGGCAAGGTGATCCTCTCCAGCGGAGCCGAGGCTGACTACTACATCGACCTGCGCCGCATCACGCTGCACCACGAGGCCTCCAAGCTGGTGGGCCAGGTGATGCTGGCCCTGGCGGACGACGCCGGGATCGACTTTGAGTGCGCCGGCGGACTCACCATGGGCGCGGACCCGGTGGGTACCGCGGTCATGCACGCTGCAGCGGACGCAGGTCGGACCGTCGACGCGTTTGTGGTCCGCAAGGCGCAGAAGTCCTATGGCATGGGCCGGCAGGTGGAGGGCCCGTCGGTTGAAGGGCGGAAAGTGCTGGTCCTGGAGGACACATCCACTACCGGCGGCTCGGCCCTGACGGCCGTGGAGGGCGTCCGGAAGGCTGGCGGCAACGTGGTGGCTGTGGCCGTCATCGTGGACCGTGATACGGGCGCTAAGGAAAAGATCGAAGCGGAAACCGGTGTGCCTTACCTGTTCGCCTTCGGCAAGGATGAGCTGGGGCTTTCCTAG
- a CDS encoding GAF and ANTAR domain-containing protein translates to MLPPEQPLSTTDQVQNLILESADFEDFLNELARFSAHQMAGDGDDALCGITLLRDRKAATIGWSSDSAREVDQIQYSLSQGPCLTAAQEEREVHVPDLFEENRWGPDYATAVASHGLRSVLSLPFNLQGEAKAALNLYSDAPHKFDERATARAREFTREISQALRLAVRFSLHTDSAANLRATLESRTIIDIAIGIVMAQNRCSQEAAVAILTEASSNTNTKLRDIAKSLVDSVGGAGTRTHFQEPGKVQADQSA, encoded by the coding sequence ATGCTCCCCCCTGAACAGCCTTTGAGCACCACCGACCAGGTCCAGAACCTGATCCTGGAGAGTGCCGACTTCGAGGACTTCCTCAACGAGCTCGCCCGCTTTTCCGCGCACCAAATGGCCGGCGACGGCGACGACGCGCTCTGCGGCATCACGCTGCTCCGCGACCGCAAGGCTGCCACCATCGGCTGGAGCAGCGATTCGGCCCGGGAAGTGGACCAGATCCAGTATTCGCTCTCGCAGGGACCGTGCCTCACCGCCGCCCAGGAGGAGCGCGAAGTCCACGTTCCGGACCTGTTCGAGGAGAACCGCTGGGGCCCTGACTACGCAACAGCCGTGGCCTCCCACGGCCTCCGGTCCGTGCTGTCCCTGCCTTTCAACCTGCAGGGGGAAGCGAAGGCGGCCCTGAACCTGTACTCCGATGCCCCGCACAAGTTCGATGAGCGTGCCACTGCCAGGGCGCGTGAATTCACCCGGGAGATCTCCCAGGCGCTGCGGCTGGCCGTACGCTTCTCGCTTCACACCGACAGCGCGGCAAACCTCCGGGCCACCCTGGAGTCCCGCACCATCATCGACATCGCGATCGGCATTGTGATGGCCCAGAACAGGTGCAGCCAGGAGGCTGCAGTCGCCATCCTGACAGAGGCGTCCAGCAACACGAACACCAAGCTGAGGGACATTGCCAAGTCCTTGGTTGATTCGGTTGGCGGTGCCGGCACCCGGACCCACTTCCAGGAACCGGGGAAAGTCCAGGCGGACCAGAGCGCATAG
- a CDS encoding alpha/beta fold hydrolase: MPYEGEVSPQDRPGVPGARLLAEGAALKQFSRRGFLSGAGASGLLAADMLLTRQVQSQRRTNRILPVDDGFADLYYRDASWFLFPGYKTSWEEAQWILNSLRGALNKRARLAAVGYSNQGLDIDEIVIAVIEHVRAQKLTKLFFYGHSFGGMVATQVAARLREIHGVEVQFIVLDSSPYSKHDVLDQSWFDGVVFLYERGFRFPSTLRGGYELGERVIHKDERSWRQILDQTLEQLSPIAPSSVLIQSESAYIYHFEGSRFADKLGGAKMAYIGNPSDRTVRYQTAVEAWAVAFKANMVSSSLQTEGARPAHASPGWNPGVYRPILEELLDEHFPLPRGGSRVTVF; this comes from the coding sequence GTGCCGTATGAGGGGGAGGTAAGTCCGCAGGACCGGCCCGGGGTTCCGGGGGCCCGGCTGCTGGCGGAAGGTGCTGCCCTCAAACAGTTTTCCCGGCGCGGGTTCCTGTCGGGAGCCGGTGCGTCGGGACTGCTCGCTGCGGACATGCTGCTGACCCGCCAGGTGCAGTCACAGCGCCGGACCAATAGGATCCTGCCCGTTGATGACGGCTTCGCCGATCTCTACTACCGCGATGCCAGTTGGTTCCTTTTTCCCGGCTATAAGACGAGCTGGGAAGAAGCCCAGTGGATCCTCAACTCCCTCCGCGGCGCGCTGAACAAGCGCGCACGGCTTGCCGCCGTCGGGTATTCCAACCAGGGCCTGGACATTGACGAGATCGTGATTGCGGTCATCGAACATGTCCGGGCGCAGAAGCTCACCAAGTTGTTCTTCTACGGCCACAGCTTCGGCGGGATGGTGGCCACCCAGGTGGCCGCGCGCCTGCGGGAGATCCATGGCGTGGAGGTGCAGTTCATCGTTCTCGATTCCAGCCCCTACAGCAAGCATGACGTCCTGGACCAGAGCTGGTTCGACGGCGTCGTGTTCCTTTATGAGCGCGGTTTCCGGTTCCCGTCCACCCTCCGCGGCGGCTACGAGCTGGGGGAGCGGGTCATCCATAAGGACGAACGGAGCTGGCGCCAGATCCTTGACCAGACCCTGGAACAGCTGTCGCCGATCGCCCCGTCCAGCGTGCTCATCCAGTCCGAGTCGGCGTACATCTACCACTTCGAGGGCAGCCGGTTCGCGGACAAACTGGGCGGCGCCAAGATGGCCTACATCGGCAACCCCAGCGACCGCACCGTCCGGTACCAGACGGCCGTGGAGGCCTGGGCCGTAGCTTTCAAGGCGAACATGGTGTCAAGCTCCCTGCAGACAGAGGGCGCCAGGCCGGCCCATGCGAGCCCGGGCTGGAACCCCGGCGTCTACCGGCCCATCCTGGAAGAACTGCTGGATGAGCACTTCCCGCTGCCGCGCGGCGGCTCCCGGGTGACGGTGTTCTAG
- a CDS encoding HAD-IIA family hydrolase, with product MADEDKVKGSPAVYRSGQEIECWLTDMDGVLVHENQPIPGAAELIQRWVDTSKRFLVLTNNSIFTPRDLAARLRSSGLEIPEENIWTSALATAQFLKDQVRGSESGNRAYTIGEAGLTTALHEAGFILTDQNPDFVVLGETRTYSFEAITMAIRLILAGARFIATNPDATGPSKDGPMPATGAIAALITKATGREPYIVGKPNPMMFRSAMNQIDAHSETTAMIGDRMDTDIIAGMEAGLHTVLVLSGITHKDDIAAYPFRPNQILNSVADLKNQI from the coding sequence ATGGCAGACGAGGACAAGGTCAAAGGATCACCGGCGGTATACCGCAGCGGCCAGGAGATTGAATGCTGGCTGACGGACATGGACGGCGTGCTGGTCCACGAGAACCAGCCGATCCCCGGCGCCGCTGAGCTTATCCAGCGCTGGGTGGACACCTCCAAGCGCTTCCTGGTGCTGACCAATAACTCCATCTTCACCCCGCGCGACCTTGCTGCGCGCCTGCGCTCCTCCGGCCTCGAAATCCCCGAGGAGAACATCTGGACCTCCGCCCTGGCCACCGCGCAGTTCCTCAAGGACCAGGTGCGGGGCTCGGAATCCGGAAACCGCGCCTACACCATCGGCGAGGCAGGACTGACGACGGCGCTGCACGAGGCAGGCTTTATCCTCACGGACCAGAACCCGGACTTCGTGGTGCTCGGCGAGACGCGCACGTACTCTTTTGAAGCCATCACCATGGCCATCCGCCTGATCCTCGCGGGCGCCCGGTTCATCGCCACCAACCCGGACGCAACCGGCCCTTCCAAAGACGGCCCCATGCCTGCCACCGGAGCCATCGCGGCCCTGATCACCAAGGCCACCGGACGTGAGCCGTACATCGTGGGCAAGCCGAACCCCATGATGTTCCGTTCGGCGATGAACCAGATCGACGCCCACTCCGAGACCACCGCCATGATCGGGGACCGGATGGACACGGACATCATCGCGGGCATGGAGGCGGGGCTCCACACCGTCCTGGTCCTCAGCGGCATCACCCACAAGGACGACATCGCTGCCTACCCCTTCCGGCCGAACCAGATCCTGAACTCCGTGGCGGACCTGAAGAACCAGATCTAG
- a CDS encoding TrmH family RNA methyltransferase encodes MTSDPQQPEPEEAAPEKAEVGVGPWEGELPEGDHWDPDLLADGDRRNVLDKYRYWKHEAIVAELDSRRHNFHVAIENWQHDLNIGTVVRTANAFLAKEVHIIGRRRWNRRGAMVTDRYQHVRHHPTVPDFVAWAQGEGLAIIGIDIFPDSVPLETYELPRDCVLVFGQEGPGLTPEVHEAAVATLSIEQFGSTRSINAASAAAIAMHAWVRRHVFNQHV; translated from the coding sequence ATGACGTCCGACCCCCAGCAGCCCGAACCTGAGGAGGCTGCCCCTGAAAAGGCGGAGGTCGGCGTCGGGCCCTGGGAAGGCGAACTGCCCGAAGGCGACCACTGGGACCCCGATCTCCTCGCCGACGGCGACCGCCGCAACGTCCTGGACAAGTACCGCTACTGGAAGCACGAGGCGATTGTGGCGGAGCTGGACTCCAGGCGCCACAACTTCCACGTCGCCATCGAGAACTGGCAGCACGACCTCAACATCGGCACCGTGGTGCGGACGGCCAACGCGTTCCTCGCCAAGGAAGTGCACATCATCGGACGACGCCGGTGGAACCGGCGGGGCGCCATGGTCACCGACCGCTACCAGCACGTCCGGCACCACCCCACTGTGCCGGACTTCGTGGCCTGGGCGCAGGGGGAGGGGCTGGCGATTATCGGGATCGACATTTTCCCGGACTCCGTGCCGCTGGAGACGTATGAATTGCCCAGGGACTGCGTCCTGGTGTTCGGCCAGGAAGGACCCGGGCTGACGCCGGAGGTCCACGAGGCTGCCGTGGCCACCCTGTCCATCGAGCAGTTCGGCTCCACCCGGTCCATCAACGCAGCCTCTGCCGCGGCCATCGCCATGCACGCCTGGGTGCGCCGGCACGTGTTCAACCAGCACGTGTAG
- the fbaA gene encoding class II fructose-bisphosphate aldolase — translation MPIATPEIYSEMIDRAKAGGFAFPAVNVTSSQTLNAALRGFAEAESDGIVQVSTGGAAYWSGASTKDMVAGSLGFAAFAREVAKNYGVNIALHTDHCPKDKLDGFVLPLLAASEAEVKAGRNPLFNSHMWDGSAETLQENLRIARELLERTAAAKMILEVEIGTVGGEEDGVENEINEKLYTTVEDALATVEALGAGENGRYITALTFGNVHGVYKPGGVKLRPEILKDIQAQVGAKIGKDNPFDLVFHGGSGSSDQEIADAVSYGTIKMNIDTDTQYAYTRPVAHHMFKNYDGVLKVDGEVGNKKTYDPRVWGAAAEAGLAARVVEATKQLGSAGKTF, via the coding sequence ATGCCCATTGCAACCCCAGAGATCTACTCCGAGATGATCGACCGCGCAAAGGCGGGCGGCTTCGCATTCCCGGCCGTGAACGTGACGTCCTCGCAGACGCTGAACGCCGCCCTCCGCGGCTTCGCCGAAGCTGAGTCCGACGGCATCGTCCAGGTTTCCACCGGCGGTGCGGCTTACTGGTCCGGCGCGTCCACCAAGGACATGGTTGCCGGTTCGCTGGGCTTCGCGGCATTCGCCCGCGAAGTGGCGAAGAACTACGGCGTGAACATCGCGCTGCACACCGACCACTGCCCGAAGGACAAGCTGGACGGCTTTGTCCTGCCCCTGCTGGCCGCTTCCGAGGCTGAGGTCAAGGCCGGCCGTAACCCGCTGTTCAACTCGCACATGTGGGACGGCTCCGCCGAGACCCTGCAGGAGAACCTGCGCATCGCCCGCGAGCTGCTGGAGCGAACTGCTGCCGCCAAGATGATCCTCGAGGTGGAGATCGGCACCGTGGGCGGCGAAGAGGACGGTGTTGAGAACGAGATCAACGAAAAGCTCTACACCACCGTCGAGGACGCCCTGGCTACCGTTGAGGCATTGGGTGCCGGCGAGAACGGCCGCTACATCACCGCACTGACCTTCGGCAACGTCCACGGCGTCTACAAGCCCGGCGGCGTCAAGCTCCGCCCGGAGATCCTCAAGGACATCCAGGCCCAGGTGGGCGCCAAGATCGGCAAGGACAACCCGTTCGACCTCGTCTTCCACGGCGGTTCCGGCTCTTCGGACCAGGAAATCGCGGACGCCGTCTCCTACGGCACCATCAAGATGAACATCGACACCGACACCCAGTACGCCTACACGCGTCCCGTGGCACACCACATGTTCAAGAACTACGACGGCGTCCTGAAGGTTGACGGCGAAGTGGGCAACAAGAAGACCTACGATCCCCGCGTCTGGGGCGCAGCCGCCGAGGCAGGACTGGCGGCCCGCGTTGTGGAAGCCACCAAGCAGCTCGGTTCCGCCGGAAAGACCTTCTAG
- a CDS encoding DUF3151 domain-containing protein, with amino-acid sequence MSDEFRRNLMGPEPTLLPAETEVYQQLEAGQEALDLVAKHPTSSLLWAVLAEEAWAEGRTIDSYAYSRVGYHRGLDSLRRNGWRGVGPIPWEHEPNRGFLRALYSLGRASAAIGEAEEPERIEKFLNDSDPAAKAAIEGK; translated from the coding sequence ATGTCCGATGAGTTCCGTAGGAACCTGATGGGCCCCGAGCCCACGCTCCTGCCTGCCGAGACTGAGGTCTACCAGCAGCTCGAAGCGGGCCAGGAAGCCCTGGACCTGGTGGCCAAGCACCCCACATCCTCGCTGTTGTGGGCAGTGCTGGCGGAAGAGGCCTGGGCAGAAGGACGGACCATCGATTCCTACGCCTACTCGCGCGTGGGCTACCACCGCGGCCTGGACTCGCTGCGCCGCAACGGCTGGCGTGGCGTCGGTCCCATTCCCTGGGAGCACGAACCCAACCGGGGTTTCCTGCGGGCACTGTACTCGCTCGGCCGCGCCTCGGCTGCGATTGGCGAAGCGGAGGAGCCGGAACGGATCGAGAAGTTCCTCAACGATTCCGACCCGGCGGCCAAGGCGGCCATCGAAGGCAAGTAA
- a CDS encoding uracil-DNA glycosylase — protein sequence MTALAPESFHEQLLSRRYEPNVAAVNELCDSLQDAKPGTVVPYVDPMHDVDECRIISLYSNIGEADKSGFITPGDEDAATRMLGIQWKLGLRPEFVMPWNVHPWHIPGEANGKFTPDQISAGLKPLLKFLAVVPRASVIVAHGTEANRLANLLLKTEVPLLWRRGLKTYKVRSLSGRAFAGSPARQEEYLEDMRVAYADAMARTGLQKAS from the coding sequence ATGACAGCCCTGGCACCCGAATCCTTCCATGAGCAACTCCTGAGCCGCCGCTACGAACCCAACGTTGCTGCCGTCAACGAACTGTGCGATTCCCTGCAGGATGCCAAGCCCGGCACCGTGGTGCCCTACGTCGATCCCATGCACGATGTGGACGAGTGCCGCATCATCAGCCTGTACTCGAACATCGGCGAGGCAGACAAGTCCGGTTTCATCACCCCCGGGGACGAGGACGCCGCCACCCGGATGCTGGGTATCCAGTGGAAGCTGGGCCTGCGTCCCGAGTTCGTGATGCCGTGGAACGTCCACCCGTGGCACATCCCGGGCGAGGCGAACGGCAAATTCACCCCGGACCAGATCTCGGCAGGCCTTAAGCCGCTGCTGAAGTTCCTGGCGGTGGTTCCCCGCGCGTCGGTCATCGTTGCCCACGGCACGGAAGCCAACCGCCTGGCCAACCTGCTCCTGAAAACCGAAGTCCCACTGCTCTGGCGCCGCGGCCTGAAGACGTACAAGGTGCGCTCCCTCAGCGGCCGCGCCTTCGCCGGTTCACCTGCCCGCCAGGAGGAGTACCTCGAGGACATGCGGGTCGCCTACGCGGACGCGATGGCGCGGACAGGGCTGCAAAAGGCAAGCTAA
- a CDS encoding M14 family zinc carboxypeptidase yields the protein MRNTLATFRTLAVSGALALAALAAPAPALAVGEGPNYDGNGQITTSKLATYDQMVSFLKDQDARQSAMELEVIGQTVKGRDIHLVKYISDPAKPTILYLTQQHGNEQLTTEGALEFVKHLGTGKSQDVLDGVNILIVPMLNADGAMGDVNFPLDDYLAKGDRNMTRYNAEEVDLNRDHVAKVQPETQALHNNVMRKYNVDYMIDLHHQGTRSQRDGELVSGSILYPTTPNADPAVVEKSKQLGAVVFHNVDSTGWGHLGKYVGGSAETISRNGIAVEYGIATLLFEMRGMSDHYLDGYALGLRSNGYLIKQTVTTLTATAAAIADGSIADADTSFWDSLATQASRPGEEADDE from the coding sequence GTGAGAAATACCCTGGCAACTTTCAGGACCCTGGCAGTATCGGGAGCCCTGGCCCTGGCGGCACTAGCTGCGCCCGCACCCGCGCTCGCCGTCGGAGAGGGCCCCAACTATGACGGCAACGGCCAGATCACCACATCGAAGCTTGCCACCTACGACCAGATGGTCTCGTTCCTCAAAGACCAGGACGCCCGCCAGTCCGCCATGGAGCTGGAAGTCATCGGCCAAACGGTGAAAGGCCGGGACATCCACCTGGTCAAGTACATTTCGGACCCGGCCAAGCCCACCATCCTCTACCTGACGCAGCAGCACGGCAACGAGCAGCTCACCACCGAAGGTGCGCTGGAGTTTGTCAAGCACCTTGGCACCGGCAAATCGCAGGATGTCCTGGACGGAGTGAACATCCTCATCGTGCCCATGCTGAACGCGGACGGCGCCATGGGCGATGTGAACTTCCCGCTGGACGACTACCTGGCCAAGGGCGACCGGAACATGACCCGCTACAACGCGGAGGAGGTTGACCTCAACCGGGACCACGTGGCCAAGGTCCAGCCTGAGACCCAGGCGCTGCACAACAACGTGATGCGCAAGTACAACGTGGACTACATGATCGACCTGCACCACCAGGGCACCCGCAGCCAGCGGGACGGTGAACTGGTGTCGGGGTCCATCCTGTACCCCACCACCCCCAACGCTGATCCGGCCGTGGTGGAAAAGTCCAAGCAGCTGGGCGCCGTGGTGTTCCACAACGTTGATTCCACCGGCTGGGGCCACCTGGGCAAGTACGTGGGCGGCAGCGCTGAAACCATCAGCCGCAACGGCATCGCAGTGGAATACGGGATCGCAACACTCCTGTTCGAGATGCGCGGCATGTCCGACCACTACCTGGACGGCTACGCCCTGGGGCTCCGGAGCAACGGCTACCTGATCAAGCAGACCGTGACCACGCTGACCGCCACCGCCGCTGCCATTGCTGACGGTTCAATTGCCGACGCCGACACCTCCTTCTGGGACAGCCTCGCCACCCAGGCCTCCCGCCCGGGAGAAGAAGCAGACGACGAGTAG
- a CDS encoding adenylosuccinate synthase, with protein MPAIVIVGAQWGDEGKGKATDLLGGRVDYVVKPNGGNNAGHTVVVGGEKYELKLLPAGILSPNAVPIIGNGCVVNLEALFQEIDGLQARGADTSKLRVSANAHLVAPYHQVLDKVTERFLGSRAIGTTGRGIGPAYMDKVARLGIRVQDVFDESILRQKVEGSLRQKNELLVKVYNRRGVVVDEIVEYFLSFAERLRPLVIDSTLVLNSALDEGKVVLMEGGQATFLDVDHGTYPFVTSSNPTAGGASVGSGIGPTRISRSIGIIKAYTTRVGAGPFPTELFDEMGMYLQKTGGEFGVNTGRPRRCGWYDAVLARHASRVNGFTDYFVTKLDVLTGIEQIPVCVAYDVDGVRHDEMPMTQTEFHHAKPIFEYFEGWTEDITGARTLADLPENARNYVLALEKLSGTRFSAIGVGPDRDQTIVVNDLIND; from the coding sequence ATGCCAGCAATTGTGATCGTAGGAGCCCAGTGGGGCGACGAAGGAAAAGGCAAGGCCACCGATCTCCTGGGCGGCCGTGTTGACTACGTCGTCAAGCCAAACGGCGGCAACAACGCCGGGCACACCGTCGTCGTAGGCGGTGAAAAGTACGAACTCAAGCTGCTGCCGGCAGGCATTCTCAGCCCCAACGCTGTCCCCATCATCGGTAATGGCTGCGTGGTCAACCTCGAGGCCCTCTTCCAGGAAATTGACGGCCTGCAGGCCCGCGGGGCCGATACCTCCAAGCTCCGCGTCTCGGCCAACGCCCACCTGGTGGCCCCGTACCACCAGGTGCTGGACAAGGTCACCGAACGCTTCCTCGGCAGTCGTGCCATCGGCACCACCGGCCGCGGCATTGGCCCGGCCTATATGGACAAGGTGGCCCGCCTGGGCATCCGCGTGCAGGACGTCTTCGACGAGTCCATCCTCCGCCAGAAGGTGGAAGGGTCGCTGCGCCAAAAGAATGAACTCCTGGTCAAGGTCTACAACCGCCGCGGCGTGGTGGTGGACGAGATCGTGGAGTACTTCCTGTCCTTCGCCGAACGGCTCCGCCCGCTGGTCATCGACAGCACGCTGGTCCTGAATTCGGCCTTGGACGAGGGCAAGGTTGTCCTGATGGAAGGCGGCCAGGCGACGTTCCTGGACGTGGACCACGGGACGTACCCGTTCGTCACCTCCTCCAACCCCACGGCAGGAGGCGCCTCCGTTGGCTCGGGCATCGGGCCTACCCGCATCTCCCGCTCCATCGGCATCATCAAGGCGTACACCACCCGCGTTGGCGCCGGCCCGTTCCCCACGGAACTCTTTGACGAGATGGGCATGTACCTGCAGAAGACGGGCGGCGAGTTCGGCGTCAACACCGGCCGTCCCCGCCGCTGCGGCTGGTACGACGCCGTCCTGGCCCGCCACGCCTCCCGCGTCAACGGCTTCACGGACTACTTTGTCACCAAGCTGGACGTGCTCACAGGCATCGAGCAGATCCCTGTGTGCGTGGCCTACGACGTGGACGGCGTCCGGCACGATGAAATGCCCATGACGCAGACCGAATTCCACCACGCCAAGCCCATCTTCGAGTACTTCGAGGGCTGGACCGAGGACATCACCGGCGCCCGTACGTTGGCTGACCTGCCGGAAAACGCGCGTAACTATGTGCTCGCCCTTGAGAAGCTGTCCGGCACGCGCTTCTCCGCAATCGGCGTGGGACCGGACCGGGACCAGACCATCGTGGTGAACGACCTCATCAACGACTGA